In the genome of Sulfolobales archaeon, the window ATGATTTTCTCTTCTCTATAGCCTATTATAGCTCTATAGTATCCTTCGAGCTCTTGATCTAATTCTTTGTCTCCTGTGTCTATGAATAGTATGTTTGTTTTTCCAGCCTTCTCCGGTGTCATAACTATGATTATATTTTCCCTCCCAGCTGTTCTTATCACTCTAGGTGTTATCTGCTGATTCCCCCTCCCCAGTAGGAAGCCTGTGCCTCCTATTGGTGTTAATATTATTGATGGTTTTCCATATACCTCTATAAGCTTTTCCAGGGATTCCGCGTCGAGATCCTTTCCAACTGTCTTGCCGTTGTAGATGGCGTCGACTCCAAATGGTGTCTTCTCTATCCCGAGGATCTTGGCTATCTCATACATAGTTCTCCCAGGGCCTAGGATATATAGCTTATCCCTCTCCATCAGCTCGCCGATATATCTTGCTATCCCCTCAACATCATATTCATATCCAGGCTCCTTCGACCCTTGGATCAGATTCTTAGCAACTATCGTTGGTAGCTCACCATATCTCCTTATATTGAGAACCCCCCTCCTCAGATCCTCCTCATCAGCATCTATAACAGGCCTCATCTCAACCCTCGCATAGCCATCGCGATATAGGATCACGAGGTAAGCACCGCTCTCAGCCCCAAGAGCAAAAATGCCGCTATACACCTTAACACCAGCGGGGATCCCGAGTACCGGGGTATCGTGTGAGGAGCCTATAGAGAGATATATATCTCTAGCAGTTCCATCTCCACCAACAAACACTATCAACTCACACCCATATCCCCTAGCCTCAGCAGCGAATTCCATGGTATGCTCTCTACTGCTAATCCCACCTATATAGGGTTTCCCCAGCTCCACAACCTCTGATCTAGGATATCCAACTGTTTTCAAGAGATCCCCGCCCATTAGACCGGCTGGGGCAACTATCGAGCCCTCAAAGCCCAGCCTAATTAGCTCTTCTAAAAAGCGAAGCCCTTTCACAAATGCTGGGAGACTAGATCTATTTCTAACTATAGCTATAATAGCCTTTGGATCTATGCTATCGCTCCCCTTAAGCCCTAGAGGCCCACCAATACCAGCAACCGGGTTTATGAAGAAGCATATCCTCCTCAGCTTTCTCCAGACCTCCTCCTCTTCCCACCCTTCTCAGCCTTAGCC includes:
- a CDS encoding ATP-NAD kinase family protein, whose protein sequence is MKGLRFLEELIRLGFEGSIVAPAGLMGGDLLKTVGYPRSEVVELGKPYIGGISSREHTMEFAAEARGYGCELIVFVGGDGTARDIYLSIGSSHDTPVLGIPAGVKVYSGIFALGAESGAYLVILYRDGYARVEMRPVIDADEEDLRRGVLNIRRYGELPTIVAKNLIQGSKEPGYEYDVEGIARYIGELMERDKLYILGPGRTMYEIAKILGIEKTPFGVDAIYNGKTVGKDLDAESLEKLIEVYGKPSIILTPIGGTGFLLGRGNQQITPRVIRTAGRENIIIVMTPEKAGKTNILFIDTGDKELDQELEGYYRAIIGYREEKI